In the genome of Phlebotomus papatasi isolate M1 chromosome 2, Ppap_2.1, whole genome shotgun sequence, one region contains:
- the LOC129801582 gene encoding zinc finger and BTB domain-containing protein 11-like, with product MELHMGLEHEQANVKVIMCPYCPYKTSIMRAMNLRCHLKNVHKLPNPFQIIRELKFGTMNEEERKLVCKICHMKLPTESALKMHQDKKHGKKKILIKEKKIPIKEKNIPIKEKIPIKEKKIVESVKEKPVEVHKNETTTEVATSTQPTSILDCFFECDLCEIFLESINTMREHFVVQHNNLKPYKCEICENRFSTWPILRRHQKLSHKSVGTFIPERIIIQQQRKRRRTPSTSSSSSSSSGSSTSSSSSSNSSSSSSSTLTNASHHRHTGESDVSVPKAVVRTPMRGKSLPPSLPKKTVSLKVMTLTNKISDHEYQCDICRQIFDNEEAFKSHFQYHNHLNPFKCELCSKRFETWVSLRRHQGIMHKGYRNNCL from the coding sequence ATGGAGTTACATATGGGATTGGAGCATGAACAGGCGAATGTTAAAGTGATAATGTGTCCCTATTGTCCGTACAAAACTTCAATAATGCGTGCAATGAATCTTCGTTGCCACTTAAAGAATGTTCATAAATTGCCGAATCCTTTTCAAATTATTCGTGAGCTTAAGTTTGGTACCATGAATGAAGAAGAGCGAAAGcttgtttgtaaaatttgtcatatgaagTTACCCACGGAGAGTGCTCTGAAGATGCATCAGGACAAGAAGCATGGAAAGAAGAAGATTCTGATAAAAGAGAAGAAGATTCCGATAAAAGAGAAGAATATTCCGATAAAAGAGAAGATTCCAATAAAAGAGAAGAAGATTGTGGAAAGTGTAAAGGAAAAACCAGTAGAAGTGCATAAGAATGAGACAACGACTGAAGTAGCAACATCGACACAGCCCACGAGTATTCTGGATTGCTTCTTTGAATGTGATCTCTGTGAGATCTTTTTGGAGAGTATTAATACCATGCGGGAGCATTTTGTGGTGCAACACAATAATCTTAAGCCATATAAGtgtgaaatttgtgaaaatcgCTTTTCCACTTGGCCAATTTTGAGGCGTCATCAAAAATTATCCCATAAGTCTGTTGGAACATTCATTCCTGAACGTATTATTATACAGCAACAGCGCAAGAGACGTAGAACTCCATCTACATCATCATCCAGTTCATCATCTTCTGGCAGTTCAACTTCGTCCAGTTCCTCCTCAAATAGCTCTTCATCATCCAGTAGCACCTTGACAAATGCCTCTCATCATCGGCATACGGGAGAGTCTGATGTGTCCGTCCCCAAAGCTGTTGTCCGGACTCCAATGCGTGGCAAGTCTCTGCCGCCGTCTCTACCAAAAAAGACCGTTAGTCTCAAGGTCATGACCTTGACTAATAAGATCAGCGACCATGAGTATCAATGTGACATTTGCAGACAGATCTTTGACAATGAGGAAGCCTTTAAGTCGCACTTCCAGTACCATAATCATCTAAATCCATTCAAGTGCGAGCTTTGTTCAAAGAGATTTGAGACATGGGTGTCACTTAGAAGGCATCAAGGCATCATGCATAAAGGTTACCGAAATAACTGTCTGTAG
- the LOC129801568 gene encoding uncharacterized protein LOC129801568, giving the protein MSSEASEPHRDIEIHGRPSYNPALNDFPTCRSRTSSPKRYKEDMMESGRKSPCEDEVLAEDPLDDPIEKTLHEKDEKPLQDKLLGQIQSFITTNKICAILIGIVLFYLCNGTENDRNDCSNHLQMLKNKYPNQDPLFWGTIDYGIKDVINNSRPSVITFLYNDTKSLEIFNATVELTKNCIPQSKEPIVLSSKELNNKNVQKDYGIIFEEYKSELLERRIMHIEDLQIISAQSSRVFHDFCDMENPIVIYFTLYYSKEDQESSRNAEELASNLLKQIWSTELDDNIASALITRVTEQTLFLKAP; this is encoded by the exons ATGTCTTCAGAAGCGAGC GAACCCCATCGTGACATTGAGATTCACGGAAGACCATCATACAATCCAGCTCTTAATGATTTCCCAACATGCAGATCCAGAACTTCGAGTCCTAAACGTTATAAAGAAGATATGATGGAATCTGGAAGAAAATCGCCTTGCGAAGACGAGGTTCTAGCAGAAGATCCTCTGGATGATCCAATAGAAAAAACACTAcatgaaaaagatgaaaaaccACTGCAAGATAAACTTCTAGGGCAAATTCAGAGCTTCATAACAACTAACAAAATATGTGCGATTTTGATAGGTATAGTTCTTTTTTATCTTTGCAACGGCacggaaaatgatagaaatgacTGCTCCAATCACCTACAGATgctaaaaaataaataccctaacCAAGATCCTCTTTTTTGGGGTACTATCGATTACGGCATAAAAGATGTTATTAATAATTCTCGTCCAAGTGTTATAACATTCCTCTACAACGACACAAAATCCCTGGAGATATTCAATGCTACTGTGGAACTTACCAAGAACTGCATACCGCAATCGAAGGAACCAATTGTGCTGTCGAGTAAGGagctaaataataaaaatgtccaAAAAGACTATGGTATAATTTTTGAAGAATACAAATCGGAGCTATTAGAAAGGCGAATAATGCATATTGAAGATCTCCAAATTATATCTGCACAGTCATCGAGAGTCTTTCATGATTTCTGCGATATGGAAAATCCAATCGTGATTTACTTTACCCTTTATTACTCGAAGGAAGACCAAGAGTCTTCAAGAAATGCTGAAGAATTGGCTAGCAATTTGCTAAAACAAATCTGGTCAACAGAATTAGACGACAATATCGCCTCGGCTTTGATCACAAGAGTAACTGAACAGACTTTGTTCCTGAAAGCCCCTTGA
- the LOC129801465 gene encoding zinc finger protein 236-like, whose translation MQLPVAKVVLVDCREELKKYNININDYVKSTVKGDGGPTGTFPCRECSLVLRTKRFRMIHETRYHSANSTLMHHQCTKCQKRFYTVEDLDEHFLVRHSNQKYQCEMCSFKCKFRGRMQHHLDTKHRSSAKKYPCEYCEKKFFLPQLLKSHIVRHHKSESQSAKQKAYTCRLCNHTMIRRDNIIGHMQRHNDITDHKCRSCDLRFLTVKDLVTHTKVHNTDTEQISCCFCDFQSPNSLKMDRHIQEVHIDPKKVFSCSECGKEFHSKGNLRYHENIKHRLNQKQDELEFDDIFKGTTLDSDEDDKPGTSNSHMSDESLEELQKQINSINVNEGEKDHEELSNFMPINGDSEIEEDTPVVISIAEAEKLLSIPEKVPPVDIQQNIEDEVPPEDNEEQKEEPKEEEPKQEEKQEKPPPTSSRRTLSLADRTCPLCLVVMGRKREMLSHYARHDEKRDHRCNFCPLRFLARTRLSEHELIHKRKPGAMSKMYKCSMCTYTTKSRFYMRSHSKNIHKVQPETPTPMVTDGYENSNGNAEKVDDKKTFKCEICGKVLKTEYTLKTHWNIHKSNFKCLTCNKCFSVKERLEKHVEKHDESKDLQCTFCPLRFLTGAEMELHMGLEHEQANVKVIMCPYCPYKTSIMRAMNLRCHLKNVHKLPNPFQIIRELKFGTMNEEERKLVCKICHMKLPTESALKMHQDKKHGKKKILIKEKKIPIKEKNIPIKEKIPIKEKKIVESVKEKPVEVHKNETTTEVATSTQPTSILDCFFECDLCEIFLESINTMREHFVVQHNNLKPYKCEICENRFPTWPILRRHQKLSHKSVGTFIPERIIIQQQRKRRRTPSTSSSSSSSSGSSTSSSSSSNSSSSSSSTLTNASHHRHTGESDVSVPKAVVRTPMRGKSLPPSLPKKTVSLKVMTLTNKISDHEYQCDICRQIFDNEEAFKSHFQYHNHLNPFKCELCSKRFETWVSLRRHQGIMHKGYRNNCL comes from the exons ATGCAGCTACCAGTAGCAAAAGTTGTTCTCGTGGATTGTCGAGAGGAACTCAAAAAGTACAATATCAACATCAATGACTATGTAAAGTCGACGGTAAAGGGAGATGGTGGTCCGACAGGTACCTTTCCCTGCCGGGAATGTAGTCTCGTGCTGCGGACTAAGCGATTCCGCATGATACACGAGACACGTTATCACTCAGCTAATTCAACTCTGATGCACCATCAGTGCACAAAGTGTCAGAAAAGATTCTACACGGTGGAGGATCTGGATGAGCATTTTCTCGTCCGGCACAGCAATCAGAAGTACCAGTGCGAGATGTGTTCGTTCAAGTGTAAATTCCGGGGACGTATGCAACACCACCTGGATACAAAGCACCGCAGCAGTGCTAAGAAGTATCCATGTGAGTACTGCGAGAAGAAATTCTTCCTTCCGCAACTCCTCAAGTCCCACATTGTCCGCCATCACAAAAGTGAAAGTCAGAGCGCCAAGCAGAAGGCATACACTTGTCGTCTCTGTAATCACACCATGATACGACGAGACAATATCATTGGGCACATGCAGAGACACAATGATATCACGGATCACAAGTGTAGATCCTGCGATCTCCGTTTTCTCACTGTCAAGGACCTGGTGACTCACACAAAGGTCCATAACACAGACACTGAGCAAATTAGCTGCTGCTTCTGCGATTTCCAGTCACCTAATTCCCTAAAGATGGACCGGCACATTCAGGAAGTCCATATTGATCCCAAGAAGGTGTTCTCCTGCAGCGAGTGCGGCAAGGAATTTCACTCCAAGGGCAATTTGCGGTATCACGAAAATATCAAGCATCGTCTCAATCAGAAACAAGACGAATTGGAATTTGACGATATTTTCAAAGGGACAACACTTGATTCGGATGAGGATGATAAACCAG GCACTTCGAATAGTCATATGAGTGATGAATCGTTGGAGGAGTTGCAGAAGcaaatcaattcaattaatGTCAATGAAGGGGAAAAGGATCACGAAGAGCTGAGTAATTTTATGCCAATAAATGGTGACAGTGAAATAGAAGAGGATACACCGGTTGTGATATCAATAGCCGAAGCTGAAAAGCTTCTTTCGATTCCCGAAAAAGTTCCTCCAGTGGACATACAGCAAAATATAGAAGATGAAGTACCACCTGAAGACAATGAAGAACAGAAAGAGGAACCAAAAGAAGAAGAACCAAAGCAGGAAGAGAAACAGGAAAAACCACCTCCAACGAGTTCCCGAAGGACACTATCGCTAGCAGATCGTACATGTCCTTTGTGTTTGGTTGTGATGGGCAGGAAGCGTGAGATGTTGAGCCATTATGCTCGTCACGATGAGAAAAGAGATCATCGATGTAATTTTTGTCCGCTACGCTTCTTAGCACGAACACGTCTCAGTGAGCATGAATTGATTCATAAGCGCAAACCTGGAGCAATGTCGAAGATGTACAAGTGCTCCATGTGCACCTACACAACAAAGTCTCGTTTCTACATGAGATCTCACAGCAAGAATATTCATAAAGTACAACCTGAAACGCCTACACCTATGGTCACTGATGGTTACGAAAACTCCAATGGTAATGCCGAAAAAGTTGATGATAAGAAAACATTTAAATGTGAGATTTGTGGAAAAGTGTTGAAAACTGAGTACACACTGAAAACTCACTGGAACATCCATAAGAGTAACTTTAAATGTCTAACCTGCAATAAATGTTTTTCCGTTAAg GAGCGTCTTGAAAAACACGTTGAAAAGCATGATGAAAGCAAAGATTTACAGTGCACCTTCTGTCCACTGAGATTTCTCACTGGAGCTGAGATGGAGTTACATATGGGATTGGAGCATGAACAGGCGAATGTTAAAGTGATAATGTGTCCCTATTGTCCGTACAAAACTTCAATAATGCGTGCAATGAATCTTCGTTGCCACTTAAAGAATGTTCATAAATTGCCGAATCCTTTTCAAATTATTCGTGAGCTTAAATTTGGTACGATGAATGAAGAGGAACGGAAGcttgtttgtaaaatttgtcatatgaagTTACCCACGGAGAGTGCTCTGAAGATGCATCAGGACAAGAAGCATGGAAAGAAGAAGATTCTGATAAAAGAGAAGAAGATTCCGATAAAAGAGAAGAATATTCCGATAAAAGAGAAGATTCCAATAAAAGAGAAGAAGATTGTGGAAAGTGTAAAGGAAAAACCGGTAGAAGTGCATAAGAATGAGACAACGACTGAAGTAGCAACATCGACACAGCCCACGAGTATTCTGGATTGCTTCTTTGAATGTGATCTCTGTGAGATCTTTTTGGAGAGTATTAATACCATGCGGGAGCATTTTGTGGTGCAACACAATAATCTTAAGCCATATAAGtgtgaaatttgtgaaaatcgCTTTCCCACTTGGCCAATTTTGAGGCGTCATCAAAAATTATCCCATAAGTCTGTTGGAACATTCATTCCTGAACGTATTATTATACAGCAACAGCGCAAGAGACGTAGAACTCCATCTACATCATCATCCAGTTCATCATCTTCTGGCAGTTCAACGTCATCCAGTTCCTCCTCAAATAGCTCTTCATCATCCAGTAGCACCTTGACAAATGCCTCTCATCATCGGCATACGGGAGAGTCTGATGTGTCCGTCCCCAAAGCTGTTGTCCGGACTCCAATGCGTGGCAAGTCTCTGCCGCCGTCTCTACCAAAAAAGACCGTTAGTCTCAAGGTCATGACCTTGACTAATAAGATCAGCGACCATGAGTATCAATGTGACATTTGCAGACAGATCTTTGACAATGAGGAAGCCTTTAAGTCGCACTTCCAGTACCATAATCATCTAAATCCATTCAAGTGCGAGCTTTGTTCAAAGAGATTTGAGACATGGGTGTCACTTAGAAGGCATCAAGGCATCATGCATAAAGGTTACCGAAATAACTGTCTGTAG